In Phenylobacterium zucineum HLK1, one DNA window encodes the following:
- a CDS encoding HAD-IIIC family phosphatase, translating to MSAAGLLEPLEQQAALFAAAPNRFSLMKAARGAPAGERTLQVLRNHAFEGAASVLPAFLGFAGAPMRVEIGDYDDSLNLPEEAGDARLVWLDYARYGRLDDEALVAWIVGRLDALRAAAAGPLIVSNAPDAGDRYAALNGALAAWAERTPAAAVLRLDEIARRLGERTFDEARAQATGTRLGEAAILESARALAFEILAGFFTLPVKALAVDLDNTIYEGVLGEDGTSGVRLTADHAALQAAIVRWAERGVLVAVVSRNEAEDVAELFRARADFPLKAEHVSAWQVSWGAKSDAVRAAAKAFNIGPDAVLMIDDNLGELVEAGARVPGLRLLHAGPTAADAARALDLYPGLPRGKATFAGRAADIAANAEREALARELDEEEYLRALQAELVLSLDPAEDRERLAEISRKTNQFNLALARLDETAVDEYLGRDDRLVAHVRLSDRLADSGSVAALFARRDGDTLVVDELCISCRALGRRLEDVMVAEALRRGVEALGARRAAFAWRRGPRNDPALEWAARFTGRPLEGEEGLVEAPGSALEGPSGAPVTVKWTN from the coding sequence GTGAGCGCGGCCGGCCTCCTGGAGCCCCTCGAGCAGCAGGCGGCGCTGTTCGCCGCCGCGCCCAACCGATTCAGCCTCATGAAGGCCGCGCGGGGAGCGCCCGCGGGCGAGCGCACGCTCCAGGTGCTGCGCAATCACGCGTTCGAGGGCGCCGCGAGCGTCCTGCCCGCCTTCCTGGGCTTCGCGGGCGCGCCGATGCGGGTCGAGATCGGCGACTACGACGACAGCCTGAACCTGCCCGAGGAGGCCGGGGACGCCCGCCTGGTCTGGCTGGACTACGCCCGCTACGGCCGGCTTGACGACGAGGCGCTCGTCGCCTGGATCGTCGGGCGTCTCGACGCCCTGCGCGCCGCCGCGGCGGGGCCGCTGATCGTGAGCAATGCGCCCGACGCGGGCGACCGCTACGCGGCGCTGAACGGGGCCCTGGCGGCCTGGGCCGAACGCACCCCGGCCGCCGCGGTCCTGCGCCTGGACGAGATCGCCCGGCGACTGGGAGAGCGGACGTTCGACGAGGCCCGCGCCCAGGCGACCGGCACGCGGCTCGGCGAGGCCGCGATTCTGGAATCGGCCCGGGCCCTCGCCTTCGAGATCCTGGCCGGCTTCTTCACCCTGCCGGTCAAGGCGCTGGCGGTCGACCTCGACAACACGATCTACGAAGGCGTCCTCGGCGAGGACGGGACCTCGGGCGTGCGCCTCACCGCGGACCACGCCGCGCTGCAGGCGGCCATCGTCCGCTGGGCCGAGCGGGGCGTGCTGGTGGCGGTGGTCTCGCGCAACGAGGCCGAGGACGTGGCCGAGCTGTTCCGCGCCCGCGCCGACTTTCCCTTGAAGGCCGAGCACGTCAGCGCCTGGCAGGTGAGCTGGGGGGCCAAGTCCGACGCGGTTCGCGCGGCGGCGAAGGCGTTCAACATCGGGCCCGACGCGGTGCTGATGATCGACGACAACCTCGGCGAGCTCGTCGAGGCCGGCGCCCGGGTCCCCGGCCTGCGCCTGCTGCACGCCGGCCCCACCGCGGCCGACGCAGCCCGGGCGCTCGACCTCTATCCCGGCCTGCCCCGCGGCAAGGCGACCTTCGCCGGGCGGGCCGCCGACATCGCCGCCAACGCCGAGCGCGAGGCCCTCGCCCGCGAGCTGGACGAGGAGGAATACCTGCGGGCGCTCCAGGCCGAGCTGGTCCTCAGCCTGGATCCGGCCGAGGACCGCGAGCGGCTGGCCGAGATCAGCCGCAAGACCAACCAGTTCAACTTGGCGCTCGCCCGCCTCGACGAGACGGCGGTGGACGAATACCTCGGCCGCGATGACCGGCTCGTGGCCCACGTCCGGCTGAGCGACCGGCTGGCGGACTCCGGCTCGGTCGCCGCGCTCTTCGCGCGGCGGGACGGCGACACCCTCGTGGTGGACGAGCTCTGCATCTCGTGCCGGGCGCTTGGCCGGCGGCTGGAGGACGTGATGGTCGCCGAGGCGCTCCGGCGGGGGGTCGAGGCGCTCGGCGCGCGCCGGGCCGCCTTCGCCTGGCGCCGCGGCCCCCGGAACGATCCGGCGCTGGAGTGGGCCGCTCGCTTCACGGGCCGCCCGCTGGAAGGCGAGGAAGGACTGGTCGAGGCGCCCGGCTCGGCGCTAGAGGGGCCGTCCGGCGCCCCCGTGACCGTGAAATGGACCAACTGA
- a CDS encoding acyl carrier protein gives MPASVDETLAEILSLVLERPVAPGEDLRREDEARWDSLKHLEIIFATEAAFGVSFSAEEIGEVMSIGDLRAKVTAADAP, from the coding sequence ATGCCCGCCTCCGTCGACGAAACCCTCGCCGAGATCCTCAGCCTGGTGCTGGAGCGCCCGGTCGCGCCGGGCGAGGACCTGCGCCGCGAGGACGAGGCGCGCTGGGATTCGCTGAAGCACCTGGAGATCATCTTCGCGACCGAGGCCGCGTTCGGGGTCTCGTTCAGCGCGGAGGAGATCGGCGAGGTGATGTCGATCGGCGACCTGAGGGCGAAGGTGACGGCCGCCGATGCGCCATGA
- a CDS encoding GNAT family N-acetyltransferase → MRHDVSLEGFRFRLRPVTLADAPFIVGLRTDPELGRFLHATSPRVEDQEAWLERYFERAGDVYFVIEDGRTGEAVGTIGIYDIDEAARAAEWGRWLVKPGSVAAVESALLIYRAAFEALGLEAVYCRTVADNQRVVSFHDSTGAPRTGVLKDHVELDGALHDSVEHRVTREAWTAMRPRLEMLASRVAGT, encoded by the coding sequence ATGCGCCATGACGTCAGCCTCGAGGGGTTTCGGTTCCGCCTGCGCCCGGTGACGCTGGCCGATGCGCCGTTCATCGTGGGCTTGCGCACCGATCCCGAGCTCGGGCGCTTCCTGCACGCCACCTCGCCGCGGGTCGAGGACCAGGAGGCCTGGCTGGAGCGCTATTTCGAGCGCGCCGGCGACGTCTACTTCGTGATCGAGGACGGCCGCACCGGCGAGGCGGTGGGGACGATCGGGATCTACGACATCGACGAGGCCGCCCGCGCCGCCGAGTGGGGCCGCTGGCTCGTGAAGCCCGGATCGGTCGCGGCGGTGGAATCGGCCCTGCTGATCTACCGCGCCGCCTTCGAGGCGCTGGGGCTGGAGGCGGTCTACTGCCGCACCGTCGCCGACAACCAGCGGGTCGTCTCGTTCCACGATTCCACCGGCGCGCCGCGAACCGGGGTGCTCAAGGACCATGTGGAGCTGGACGGGGCGCTCCACGACAGCGTGGAACACCGGGTCACGCGCGAGGCCTGGACGGCCATGCGCCCGCGGCTCGAGATGCTCGCCAGCCGCGTGGCGGGGACGTAG
- a CDS encoding VOC family protein, with protein MLDAPGFSFHHLGVACRDIDREREGWLRLGYALEGEAFTDPVQKIHGCFIIGPGPRLELLAPAAEGSPVEGYLQRGTKFYHQAFEARDFDGALQALQGRGLRVTAGPVPAVAFGGRRIAFLMTPTLNLIEIIEAAT; from the coding sequence ATGCTCGACGCGCCAGGCTTCAGCTTCCACCACCTCGGCGTCGCCTGCCGCGACATCGACCGCGAGCGCGAGGGCTGGCTGAGGCTGGGCTACGCCCTGGAGGGCGAGGCGTTCACCGATCCCGTCCAGAAGATCCACGGCTGCTTCATCATCGGGCCCGGACCGCGCCTGGAGCTGCTCGCCCCGGCCGCCGAGGGCTCGCCCGTCGAGGGCTACCTGCAGCGCGGGACCAAGTTCTACCACCAGGCCTTCGAGGCCCGCGATTTCGACGGGGCGCTTCAGGCGCTCCAGGGCAGGGGGCTGCGGGTCACCGCCGGCCCCGTGCCGGCCGTCGCCTTCGGCGGCCGCCGGATCGCCTTCCTGATGACCCCGACCCTCAACCTCATAGAGATCATAGAGGCCGCGACATGA
- a CDS encoding class I SAM-dependent methyltransferase, translated as MSATMTEEERRRLDEIAADSTYGAGANRATIAHSFEVFRRYIRPGPILEMGPAEGYMTGDLASLDEPLTVVEGAKVFCDSIKARWPQIEVVHALFEEFKPKQKFRSIVLGHVLEHVDDPVGILALAREWLTDDGRILAAVPNARSLHRQAAVIMGMLPFEEALNEADHKHGHRRVYNPETFRRDFMQAGLSIEVFGGYWMKPVSNGQIERDWTPEMLQAFMVLGERYPDIAGEIYVVAQRR; from the coding sequence ATGAGCGCCACCATGACCGAAGAAGAGCGCCGCCGGCTCGACGAGATCGCGGCCGACTCCACCTACGGGGCGGGCGCCAACCGCGCCACCATCGCCCATTCCTTCGAGGTGTTCCGGCGCTACATCCGCCCGGGCCCGATCCTCGAGATGGGGCCGGCGGAAGGCTACATGACCGGCGACCTGGCCTCGCTGGACGAGCCCCTGACGGTGGTCGAGGGGGCCAAGGTGTTCTGCGACTCGATCAAGGCCCGCTGGCCGCAGATCGAGGTGGTCCACGCCCTCTTCGAGGAGTTCAAGCCGAAGCAGAAGTTCCGCAGCATCGTGCTGGGACACGTGCTGGAGCACGTGGACGATCCGGTCGGCATCCTGGCGCTCGCCCGCGAGTGGCTGACGGACGACGGCCGCATCCTGGCGGCGGTGCCCAACGCGCGCTCGCTGCACCGCCAGGCGGCGGTGATCATGGGGATGCTGCCGTTCGAGGAGGCCCTGAACGAAGCCGACCATAAGCACGGCCACCGGCGGGTCTACAATCCCGAGACCTTCCGGCGCGACTTCATGCAGGCCGGCCTGTCGATCGAGGTGTTCGGCGGCTACTGGATGAAGCCGGTCTCCAACGGCCAGATCGAGCGCGACTGGACGCCCGAGATGCTGCAGGCGTTCATGGTGCTGGGCGAGCGCTACCCCGACATCGCCGGCGAGATCTACGTGGTGGCGCAGCGCCGCTAG
- a CDS encoding glycosyltransferase family protein: MLSDRHLALFGRTPAAARTLKYLGEDREGFEAACLARNPKARFADDGPEAQVDALATDDLDAALRDLSVAEALAPGGAFVAVLRPAAPERVRYLLALVQALGIEVLQLQPLAGPEPFFSDIRSNLVPAALAEPPPATEAGLVLVGRKAGGPADPPLLVQFAAFAPRLMDIRTSLPSLALRTDPGLVFACQKIPVSLPPTPPGAPKVIILQRPNDTDTDKLRQLSLACIREGWVIVIEHDDHPSLVAAVGKRPVRDTDWLRFSLVHAVQTSTEQLAEAYRPYNPEVRVFPNAVFELPPLREDKPPRVFYGAVGRGPFAAEVARSLGPVTARRPDAEFEVVGDRAVFDALPTDRKRFHDYLPYADYLRLMGGCAVSLSPIEDRPFLDTKSDAKFLDAASAGAVILASPTIYAGAVRHGDTGLIAERLEDWAPLLSMALEDEPMRRRIARQAWGYVRDERMFAYQIEARSAWYHELWRRREELAAALFARDPKLAALVAEAA, from the coding sequence TTGCTGTCAGATCGTCACCTCGCGCTCTTCGGGCGCACACCGGCCGCGGCGCGGACGTTGAAGTACCTGGGCGAGGACCGCGAGGGCTTCGAGGCGGCCTGCCTCGCGCGCAACCCCAAGGCGCGGTTCGCGGACGACGGGCCCGAGGCCCAGGTGGATGCTCTCGCCACCGACGACCTCGACGCCGCCCTGAGGGACCTGTCCGTCGCCGAGGCCCTGGCGCCCGGCGGCGCGTTCGTCGCCGTGTTGAGGCCGGCCGCGCCTGAGCGGGTGCGCTACCTGCTGGCTCTGGTCCAGGCGCTCGGGATCGAGGTCCTGCAGCTCCAGCCGCTGGCCGGGCCCGAGCCGTTCTTCAGCGACATCCGCTCGAACCTGGTCCCCGCGGCGCTCGCCGAGCCGCCGCCGGCGACCGAGGCGGGGCTGGTGCTGGTGGGCCGCAAGGCCGGCGGGCCCGCCGACCCGCCGCTGCTGGTTCAGTTCGCCGCCTTCGCCCCGCGGCTGATGGACATCCGCACCTCGCTGCCCTCGCTCGCCCTGCGCACCGATCCCGGCCTCGTCTTCGCCTGCCAGAAGATCCCCGTGTCGCTGCCGCCGACGCCGCCCGGCGCGCCGAAGGTGATCATCCTCCAGCGGCCCAACGACACCGACACCGACAAGCTGCGCCAGCTGTCGCTGGCGTGCATCCGCGAGGGCTGGGTGATCGTCATCGAGCACGACGACCATCCGAGCCTGGTGGCGGCGGTCGGCAAGCGTCCGGTGCGCGACACCGACTGGCTGCGCTTCAGCCTGGTGCACGCCGTGCAGACCTCCACCGAGCAGCTGGCCGAAGCCTACAGGCCCTACAATCCCGAGGTGCGGGTCTTCCCCAACGCCGTCTTCGAGCTGCCGCCGCTGCGCGAGGACAAGCCGCCGCGGGTGTTCTACGGCGCCGTCGGCCGCGGCCCCTTCGCGGCGGAGGTCGCCCGCTCGCTCGGGCCCGTGACCGCCCGCCGGCCCGACGCGGAATTCGAGGTCGTGGGCGACCGGGCGGTGTTCGACGCCCTGCCGACCGACCGCAAGCGCTTCCACGACTACCTGCCCTACGCCGACTACCTGCGGCTGATGGGCGGGTGCGCGGTCTCGCTCTCGCCCATCGAGGACCGGCCGTTCCTGGACACCAAGAGCGACGCCAAGTTCCTCGACGCCGCCTCGGCCGGCGCGGTGATCCTCGCCTCGCCCACCATCTACGCCGGGGCGGTGCGCCACGGGGACACCGGGCTCATCGCCGAGCGCCTGGAGGACTGGGCCCCCCTGCTCTCCATGGCGCTGGAGGACGAGCCGATGCGCCGGCGCATCGCGCGGCAGGCGTGGGGCTACGTCCGCGACGAGCGGATGTTCGCCTATCAGATCGAGGCGCGCTCGGCCTGGTACCACGAGCTCTGGCGCCGCCGCGAAGAGCTCGCCGCCGCCCTCTTCGCGCGCGACCCGAAACTCGCCGCCCTCGTGGCCGAGGCGGCGTAG
- a CDS encoding DUF6065 family protein encodes MELECYPTSRNPPELVPGRPNRAWMDRFAERHPYRCLPLSMANTSGWELLCPVSFTAEWNGGIHQQDIKLTPDHPHPDFHLLASSHFSHGVLTFHSGYLFRTPPGWSMWVGGPPNHVKDGIQPLAGVVETDWLPFPFTMNWIFTRPGKVRFEKGEPFCFITLLQDHPLHEIQPVIRRMDSNPELRHQYDVWEKHRSEFNQKIFRGDPEATKEAWQRYYFKGEFPEEVAPAPEGHVNKRRLKAPKFG; translated from the coding sequence ATGGAACTCGAGTGCTACCCCACGTCCCGCAACCCGCCCGAGCTGGTGCCCGGCCGGCCGAACCGCGCCTGGATGGACCGCTTCGCCGAGCGGCACCCCTACCGGTGCCTGCCGCTGTCGATGGCCAACACCTCGGGCTGGGAGCTGCTCTGCCCGGTCAGCTTCACGGCGGAGTGGAACGGGGGGATCCACCAGCAGGACATCAAGCTGACGCCGGACCACCCGCACCCGGACTTCCACCTGCTGGCGTCCAGCCACTTCAGCCACGGGGTGCTGACCTTCCACTCGGGCTATCTGTTCCGCACCCCGCCCGGCTGGTCGATGTGGGTCGGCGGGCCGCCGAACCACGTCAAGGACGGCATCCAGCCCCTGGCCGGGGTGGTCGAGACCGACTGGCTGCCCTTCCCCTTCACCATGAACTGGATCTTCACCCGCCCTGGGAAGGTGCGCTTCGAGAAGGGCGAGCCCTTCTGCTTCATCACCCTGCTGCAGGACCACCCGCTGCACGAGATCCAGCCGGTGATCCGGCGGATGGATTCCAATCCCGAGCTGCGCCACCAGTACGACGTCTGGGAGAAGCACCGCTCCGAGTTCAACCAGAAGATCTTCCGCGGCGATCCCGAGGCCACCAAGGAGGCCTGGCAGCGCTACTACTTCAAGGGCGAGTTCCCGGAAGAGGTCGCGCCGGCCCCCGAAGGGCACGTCAACAAGCGCCGGCTGAAGGCCCCGAAATTCGGCTGA
- a CDS encoding prolyl-tRNA synthetase associated domain-containing protein → MAMTRDELLAYFDEIGVRHATFDHPAVFRVEEGEEIKARIPGAHTKNLFLKDAKGQLWLISAEGHAVIDLKRLHQVIGSARLSFGNAELMEETLGVTPGSVTAFALVNDRARRVRFVLDRTLAEAELVNFHPLTNTATTTVSGADLRRFLAAIGVEPMVVDFQAMAVVENA, encoded by the coding sequence ATGGCGATGACGAGAGACGAGCTGCTGGCGTACTTCGACGAGATCGGGGTGCGGCACGCCACCTTCGACCATCCGGCCGTCTTCCGGGTGGAGGAAGGCGAGGAGATCAAGGCCCGCATCCCGGGCGCCCACACCAAGAACCTGTTCCTGAAGGACGCCAAGGGCCAGCTGTGGCTGATCTCGGCCGAGGGCCACGCGGTGATCGACCTGAAGCGCCTGCACCAGGTGATCGGCTCGGCGCGGCTCTCGTTCGGGAACGCCGAGCTGATGGAGGAGACCCTGGGCGTGACGCCCGGCTCGGTGACCGCCTTCGCCCTGGTCAACGATCGGGCCCGGCGCGTGCGCTTCGTGCTGGACCGCACCCTGGCCGAGGCCGAGCTCGTCAACTTCCACCCGCTGACCAACACCGCGACCACGACGGTGAGCGGCGCCGACCTCCGCCGGTTTCTCGCCGCGATCGGCGTGGAGCCGATGGTTGTGGACTTCCAGGCCATGGCCGTGGTGGAGAACGCCTGA